One Leptospira wolbachii serovar Codice str. CDC genomic region harbors:
- the fusA gene encoding elongation factor G, which produces MTSATETKRDPKLDRIRNIGISAHIDSGKTTLTERILFYTNKIHAIHEVRGKDGVGATMDSMDLERERGITIQSAATYATWKDISINIIDTPGHVDFTIEVERSLRVLDSAIMVLCGVAGVQSQSITVDRQMKRYNVPRVAFINKLDRTGANPWRVIDQLREKLFLNAHAVQLPIGLENDLKGIVDLVEMKAYYFEGPNGQDIKITDIPDELKDQANEKREALLDAVSLFSDELTEELLEGTPSEARVKEAIRRGVLALKFVPVFMGSAFKNKGVQRLLDGVADYLASPYDVDNKAKEIGNEENEFSLESDPEKPLVCLAFKLEDGRYGQLTYVRVYQGRLEKGMTIYNSSNNKRHNIGRLVRMHSNDMEDIAKAEAGDIVALFGIDCASGDTFTDGKAKVTMESMFVPNPVISLTIECKESKQLPNLAKALNRFTKEDPTFQTEIDKESGQTIIKGMGELHLEVYIERMKREYGVDLVTGAPQVAYRETITKSAEFDYTHKKQTGGQGQFSRVAGFIEPIPQEEGKNYEFVDKIVGGSIPREYIGSCDKGFRSCLERGSLIGFPIIGVRCVINDGAYHDVDSSDMAFQIGARYGFRQGFSKAAPIILEPIMRVEVEGPTEFQGAILASVNQRRGMILNTTEENGYAKIEAEVPLADMFGYSTVLRSSTQGKAEFAMEFSKYAPVPRNVADELMKKYKVNKTEED; this is translated from the coding sequence ATGACCTCTGCGACAGAAACAAAACGCGACCCTAAATTGGACAGAATCCGTAACATCGGAATCTCTGCCCACATTGACTCTGGAAAGACAACTCTTACCGAACGTATTTTATTTTATACGAACAAAATCCATGCCATCCACGAAGTTCGTGGTAAAGACGGTGTGGGTGCTACCATGGACAGTATGGATCTCGAAAGAGAAAGAGGGATCACTATCCAATCAGCGGCAACTTATGCTACTTGGAAAGATATCTCCATCAACATCATCGATACACCAGGCCACGTTGACTTCACGATTGAAGTAGAACGTTCTTTGCGTGTACTTGACTCTGCGATTATGGTTCTTTGTGGGGTTGCTGGTGTTCAGTCACAATCCATCACCGTAGACCGCCAGATGAAACGTTACAATGTTCCACGTGTTGCTTTTATCAATAAACTAGACCGAACAGGTGCTAACCCATGGAGAGTCATCGATCAACTTCGTGAAAAACTTTTCCTAAATGCACATGCGGTTCAACTTCCTATCGGTTTGGAAAATGATCTCAAAGGGATTGTTGACCTTGTCGAAATGAAAGCTTATTACTTCGAAGGCCCAAATGGTCAAGATATCAAAATCACTGATATCCCTGATGAATTAAAAGACCAAGCTAACGAAAAACGTGAAGCTCTTCTTGATGCAGTTTCTCTTTTCAGCGACGAACTCACTGAAGAGTTATTAGAAGGAACTCCTTCTGAAGCACGTGTGAAAGAAGCCATTCGTCGTGGTGTTCTCGCTCTTAAATTTGTTCCTGTATTTATGGGTTCTGCGTTCAAAAACAAAGGAGTCCAAAGACTTCTAGATGGAGTTGCGGATTACCTTGCCTCTCCTTATGATGTTGATAACAAAGCAAAAGAAATCGGAAATGAAGAAAACGAATTCAGCTTAGAATCAGATCCAGAAAAACCACTAGTTTGTCTCGCATTCAAACTAGAAGACGGTCGTTATGGTCAGTTAACTTATGTTCGTGTTTACCAAGGTAGACTCGAAAAAGGTATGACGATCTACAACTCTTCTAACAACAAACGCCATAACATTGGACGTCTCGTTCGTATGCACTCAAACGATATGGAAGATATTGCGAAAGCAGAAGCAGGCGATATCGTAGCACTATTCGGTATCGATTGCGCTTCCGGAGATACTTTCACTGATGGAAAAGCAAAAGTGACTATGGAGTCCATGTTTGTTCCAAACCCGGTAATCTCCCTTACAATTGAATGTAAAGAATCAAAACAACTTCCAAACCTTGCCAAAGCTCTTAACCGTTTCACGAAAGAAGATCCAACCTTCCAAACTGAAATTGATAAAGAGTCTGGTCAAACCATCATCAAAGGGATGGGAGAACTTCACTTAGAAGTATACATTGAACGTATGAAACGTGAATACGGTGTGGATCTAGTCACTGGGGCACCACAAGTAGCGTATCGTGAAACCATTACTAAGTCCGCTGAATTTGATTATACCCATAAAAAACAAACGGGTGGTCAAGGTCAGTTCTCTCGAGTGGCAGGTTTTATCGAACCGATCCCACAAGAAGAAGGAAAAAATTACGAATTCGTGGATAAAATCGTGGGTGGATCCATCCCGCGCGAATACATCGGATCTTGTGATAAGGGTTTCCGTTCTTGTTTAGAAAGAGGATCCCTCATTGGATTCCCTATCATCGGAGTTCGTTGTGTGATCAATGACGGTGCCTACCATGATGTGGATTCATCTGATATGGCCTTCCAAATTGGTGCTCGTTACGGTTTCCGCCAAGGATTCAGCAAAGCAGCTCCTATCATTCTCGAACCAATCATGAGAGTGGAAGTAGAAGGTCCTACTGAATTCCAAGGAGCCATCCTTGCATCAGTGAACCAAAGACGTGGTATGATCTTAAACACTACCGAAGAAAACGGTTATGCGAAGATCGAAGCGGAAGTTCCTCTTGCTGACATGTTCGGTTACTCCACAGTGCTTCGTTCCTCTACACAAGGAAAAGCAGAGTTTGCAATGGAATTTTCCAAGTATGCTCCTGTTCCAAGAAACGTAGCGGACGAGCTTATGAAAAAATACAAGGTCAACAAAACCGAAGAAGACTAA
- a CDS encoding LIC_10271 family cell wall hydrolase: MLRLRYILFFLGFFLILPISSKQNPTTEVPSAYRVLKGDSWFGIAKKFKTSAETLAKLNGRTTKENLYERELLRIPKGEEKVSLSPASLLTEKPALPLVQKEKVVKKFSELTYDPHKGIQFQRGVSSLVRASLPGKVVHVDYMDGYENFVILEHQNGLYSVYGNLERIQVTEGQQVKSKDRLGILAKDKGLYFQVNKQKLSLNPERILEAGI; the protein is encoded by the coding sequence ATGCTAAGACTGCGATACATTCTATTTTTTTTGGGTTTCTTTCTCATACTCCCCATATCCTCCAAACAAAACCCAACAACGGAAGTCCCTTCCGCTTACCGTGTTCTAAAAGGCGATTCCTGGTTTGGAATTGCAAAAAAATTTAAAACCTCCGCCGAGACCTTAGCCAAGTTAAATGGACGTACCACTAAAGAGAATTTATACGAAAGGGAATTACTTCGAATTCCCAAAGGAGAGGAGAAAGTTTCCCTTTCCCCTGCCTCTCTTCTTACCGAAAAACCAGCCCTTCCTTTGGTGCAGAAAGAAAAGGTAGTAAAAAAATTTTCCGAACTGACCTATGACCCCCACAAAGGAATCCAATTCCAACGTGGAGTCTCCTCACTAGTCCGAGCAAGCCTTCCCGGCAAGGTAGTCCATGTGGATTATATGGATGGATATGAAAACTTTGTGATTTTAGAACATCAAAATGGACTGTATTCCGTTTATGGAAACTTGGAAAGAATCCAAGTTACGGAAGGCCAACAAGTAAAGTCAAAAGACCGGTTGGGAATTTTGGCAAAAGACAAAGGCCTTTATTTTCAAGTGAACAAACAAAAATTAAGTTTGAATCCCGAACGAATATTAGAGGCCGGAATTTAA
- a CDS encoding amidohydrolase family protein, with the protein MANSVLFQSGSVYRNGKLETNDLLVDGEKISAIEPNLSPSNETIKISLQGKKLYPGFINSHDHLLASYLPKVGGTEKHQSWLSYDNLYKSSGVFAERQQVDPEILYYLGGYKNLFAGVTTVFDHIPHQIQNPFRGILPVKLISDYTLAHSVGTYSLGWGEGPALEYRMAEHAGLPFVTHLAEGVDDDSKQSLRLLEKMDALGGHSVLVHCLPFGQKEVEKILEKGASVVWCPTSNLHIFGKTTNIKLFLDMGVNVCLGTDYSPSGSVHLLDELKTAKSIYFGLYGEELEESTLLKMVTENPRKAFRLGNPDALMPGLSADLLVVNDDKKISEINVSDLSWKHIDLVVIDGYPIYGSIEYKSLFLHFGLETEEFSIDGKIKLVAGSPKKLLKQVSDSVGYKKSLAFLPNF; encoded by the coding sequence ATGGCAAACTCAGTCCTTTTCCAATCAGGTTCCGTATATCGAAATGGGAAATTGGAAACGAATGACCTTCTCGTTGATGGAGAAAAAATTTCTGCCATCGAACCCAATCTCTCGCCAAGCAATGAAACCATCAAAATTTCTCTTCAGGGGAAAAAACTTTATCCTGGTTTTATCAATTCCCATGACCACCTACTAGCAAGTTATCTACCCAAAGTTGGAGGAACAGAAAAACATCAGTCTTGGTTGTCCTACGACAATCTCTATAAAAGTTCTGGGGTCTTCGCAGAACGCCAACAAGTAGATCCAGAAATTTTATATTATCTTGGTGGTTATAAAAATCTTTTTGCCGGAGTCACGACTGTATTTGATCATATCCCTCATCAAATACAAAATCCATTCCGGGGAATCCTACCCGTAAAACTGATTTCCGATTATACACTCGCCCACTCGGTCGGAACTTATAGTTTGGGTTGGGGAGAAGGACCTGCTTTAGAATACCGAATGGCAGAACACGCGGGACTTCCTTTTGTGACTCATTTAGCAGAAGGAGTCGATGATGATTCGAAACAATCCCTTCGTTTGCTTGAAAAAATGGATGCTCTTGGCGGACATTCTGTACTCGTACACTGTTTGCCCTTCGGACAAAAAGAAGTCGAAAAAATTTTAGAAAAGGGAGCCTCCGTTGTTTGGTGCCCTACTTCCAACCTTCATATCTTTGGAAAAACCACCAATATCAAACTTTTTTTAGATATGGGAGTTAATGTATGTTTGGGGACAGATTATTCTCCGAGTGGATCTGTTCATTTACTCGATGAGTTAAAAACTGCGAAGTCTATCTACTTTGGGTTATATGGTGAAGAATTAGAAGAATCAACACTTCTTAAAATGGTCACCGAAAATCCAAGAAAGGCTTTTCGATTAGGAAATCCAGATGCACTTATGCCTGGTCTATCTGCCGATTTACTGGTAGTAAACGACGATAAAAAAATATCAGAAATCAATGTGTCAGATCTATCTTGGAAACATATTGATTTAGTTGTGATCGATGGGTATCCCATTTATGGGTCAATAGAATACAAGTCACTCTTTCTTCATTTCGGTTTAGAAACAGAAGAATTTTCCATTGATGGTAAAATCAAGTTGGTTGCTGGTTCACCAAAAAAACTCTTGAAACAAGTTTCTGACAGTGTCGGTTATAAAAAGAGTTTGGCTTTTTTACCTAATTTTTGA
- a CDS encoding tetratricopeptide repeat protein, producing the protein MSGPIVRNYKGGSIVYFEKDKAEDIFVLQKGRVVLTYTNINGVELKEDVKLGEFFGVKSAIGRYPREETAQVIGAATVLVFKVPEFEKFVSDKTHLIIKMLKVFSSQLRQVHRQVREILGQGEAKNPAFELMNVAEVYYKNGNFEHAAYAFEKYLQHYPDGMYVDRARQLVDLARKKTPFPLTIQELVYKPEPGAQSGKLQEMLKTMAVPAQNSTSSVDPNSILSQYDKASTLMNAGKYADAIDLFKMVSERTDSVTQEEEQFVENSMFYMGKSSFKAKDYPGAITHFSNFIKKYPKGLLLKENLYHLALATEASGDKEKSKQLFQKVTQMPPLDDSISEDAKSKLKGGK; encoded by the coding sequence TTGTCAGGTCCCATAGTTCGTAATTACAAAGGAGGTTCCATCGTCTACTTCGAGAAAGACAAGGCGGAGGATATCTTTGTACTACAAAAAGGTCGTGTTGTACTAACTTACACGAATATCAACGGTGTGGAGCTGAAAGAGGATGTAAAACTCGGTGAGTTTTTCGGAGTTAAGAGTGCCATCGGTCGTTACCCCAGAGAAGAAACGGCACAAGTCATTGGAGCCGCTACAGTTCTTGTCTTCAAAGTCCCCGAATTCGAAAAATTTGTATCTGACAAAACCCATTTGATCATCAAAATGCTAAAGGTGTTCTCAAGCCAACTCCGGCAGGTCCACCGCCAGGTTAGGGAAATCCTCGGCCAAGGGGAAGCCAAGAATCCGGCCTTCGAGCTCATGAATGTGGCCGAAGTTTATTACAAAAATGGCAATTTTGAACATGCGGCTTATGCCTTTGAAAAATACCTACAACATTATCCGGACGGAATGTACGTAGATCGGGCAAGACAACTTGTCGATTTAGCTCGGAAAAAAACACCATTCCCTCTCACCATACAAGAGTTAGTATACAAACCGGAACCGGGTGCACAATCGGGTAAACTGCAAGAGATGTTAAAAACCATGGCAGTACCAGCGCAAAATTCCACTTCCAGCGTTGATCCAAATTCCATCCTTTCCCAATACGACAAAGCATCAACTTTAATGAACGCAGGAAAGTATGCCGATGCCATTGATCTTTTTAAAATGGTTTCAGAGAGAACAGATTCGGTTACGCAGGAAGAAGAACAGTTTGTAGAAAATTCCATGTTTTACATGGGTAAGTCTAGTTTCAAAGCGAAAGACTATCCTGGTGCGATCACACATTTTTCTAATTTTATTAAAAAATATCCCAAGGGTCTTTTACTCAAAGAAAATCTTTACCACCTAGCACTCGCTACAGAGGCATCCGGTGATAAAGAAAAATCTAAACAATTATTCCAAAAGGTAACTCAAATGCCACCTTTGGATGATAGTATCTCAGAAGATGCTAAATCCAAACTCAAGGGAGGGAAGTAG
- a CDS encoding Crp/Fnr family transcriptional regulator, translated as MLEAMFGKFGKVFQPNEVLFCEYEPGNDFYLIKEGKVKITKTIGTSIKTLDVLEAGDILGEMAILEEQPRSATAIAVNEVKALNFNRANFEMLMTKNPALAMKLLHIFSFRIYDQKRRLMILLMDDIIGKVCDVFVMLYEKQYNNDVYNEIILSATVDDIANWCAQPVGEVQKVLMQYVKTGKLDLYPDKIVIHNISDFQRIVNQKRKPT; from the coding sequence ATGTTGGAAGCTATGTTTGGAAAGTTTGGTAAAGTATTCCAACCAAACGAAGTATTGTTTTGTGAATATGAACCAGGAAACGACTTTTACCTCATCAAAGAAGGGAAAGTAAAAATCACAAAAACCATTGGAACCAGTATCAAAACCTTAGATGTTTTAGAAGCTGGGGATATTTTAGGTGAGATGGCCATTTTAGAGGAACAACCGCGTTCTGCCACTGCCATTGCTGTCAATGAAGTTAAGGCTCTCAATTTCAATCGAGCCAATTTTGAGATGCTAATGACCAAAAACCCGGCACTAGCAATGAAACTCCTTCATATTTTTTCCTTTCGCATTTATGATCAAAAACGCCGTTTAATGATCCTTCTTATGGATGATATCATTGGAAAGGTTTGCGATGTCTTTGTTATGTTATACGAAAAACAGTATAACAATGATGTTTATAATGAAATTATCCTTTCTGCTACAGTAGATGACATTGCCAATTGGTGCGCCCAACCTGTGGGTGAAGTGCAAAAGGTGCTTATGCAGTATGTAAAAACAGGCAAACTAGATCTCTATCCGGATAAAATTGTTATTCACAATATCTCCGATTTTCAAAGGATAGTGAATCAGAAACGTAAACCTACGTAA
- the prmC gene encoding peptide chain release factor N(5)-glutamine methyltransferase, giving the protein MAEEPGTLLYYLKRSTEFLEKKEIPNPRVDAEWILSDLLNLPRIKLYSQFEMPLGQKEIDLYRMRILERSKRKPVAYITGKKGFHKFEYLVTDDVLIPRPETEELVDYLWKGKENLTRNETGEIQIWDLCSGSGCIGLSLAQLLESSLVTLSDLSEKAIEVSRRNAEKYHLTEKTEFYVSDLDLSIPKELQFDLIVSNPPYIPESEKPEIMPDVLEFEPHLALFISDFKEFHKQLLTAIKRRLKPGGKLMIETHPLYMDDVESLAEELGFVNSKKILDSSKKERFFFAEVPPLS; this is encoded by the coding sequence ATGGCGGAAGAACCCGGAACTCTACTTTATTACTTAAAGCGGTCTACAGAATTTCTGGAGAAAAAGGAAATTCCAAACCCACGTGTGGATGCGGAATGGATCCTTTCCGACCTACTAAACCTTCCTCGAATCAAACTCTACTCTCAATTTGAAATGCCTCTAGGCCAAAAAGAAATTGATCTCTACAGGATGAGAATTCTAGAACGAAGCAAACGAAAACCCGTAGCCTATATCACTGGCAAAAAAGGGTTTCATAAATTTGAATACTTGGTAACAGACGATGTCCTTATCCCGAGACCAGAAACAGAAGAACTTGTAGATTACCTTTGGAAAGGGAAGGAAAACTTAACAAGAAACGAAACTGGTGAAATCCAAATTTGGGATTTATGTTCTGGGAGTGGATGCATCGGCCTTAGCCTTGCCCAACTTTTAGAATCTAGTCTTGTGACTCTCTCAGACCTCTCGGAAAAAGCCATCGAAGTGAGCCGTCGCAATGCAGAAAAATACCATCTAACAGAAAAAACGGAATTTTATGTTTCCGATTTAGACTTATCTATCCCTAAAGAACTACAATTTGATTTGATTGTCTCCAATCCTCCTTACATTCCAGAATCAGAAAAACCAGAGATTATGCCCGATGTATTAGAATTTGAGCCTCACTTAGCTCTCTTTATTTCGGATTTTAAAGAATTCCACAAACAATTGTTAACTGCCATAAAAAGAAGGTTAAAACCTGGTGGAAAGTTGATGATAGAAACTCATCCTTTGTATATGGATGATGTGGAATCACTAGCAGAGGAACTTGGTTTTGTTAATTCAAAGAAAATTTTAGACAGTTCCAAAAAGGAACGTTTTTTCTTTGCAGAGGTGCCTCCTCTTTCTTAA
- a CDS encoding MarR family winged helix-turn-helix transcriptional regulator → MSETLLLMRRFLANEFTKKGIGMRFEDWMQLLPLVESETVSQKDLSDRLVKDKTTVSRLVDGWVKKAWVKREVSVKDKRFYILRFTKKGKEIWEKGLPIISSADEVFRKDLSDVNEKDLYLLLFKIQSSVQLAEKEK, encoded by the coding sequence ATGAGCGAAACCTTGCTTCTGATGAGGCGGTTTTTAGCGAATGAATTTACGAAAAAAGGAATCGGGATGCGATTTGAAGATTGGATGCAGCTCCTTCCTTTAGTAGAATCGGAAACGGTAAGTCAGAAAGACCTGAGTGATCGTTTGGTAAAAGACAAAACCACAGTATCTAGGCTTGTGGATGGTTGGGTCAAAAAAGCATGGGTGAAACGAGAAGTATCCGTAAAAGACAAACGATTCTATATTTTGCGTTTTACTAAAAAGGGAAAAGAGATTTGGGAGAAAGGCCTTCCTATCATATCCTCCGCAGATGAAGTGTTTCGAAAGGATTTAAGTGACGTTAATGAAAAAGATTTATATCTTCTTCTTTTTAAAATCCAATCTTCTGTCCAACTGGCGGAGAAAGAAAAATAA
- a CDS encoding alpha/beta fold hydrolase has protein sequence MSWTYQTIEREGFALQVAKNNIEGPPLFWIGSALYYPRVIPREMAENYQITIVDHRGFAKRTNPQKETREDYSLEKLLDDFAFVQTELKIPVCPVIGHSGHGYMALAYAAEFPNLVSKLCMVSTGPSHGSHMSEAEVYFQKEASDLRKAAHAQNQVQFQKNIETSPEDFFIHYCVSLEAKGFYKIPFPSREFWKGIHTNKLAFDYLFGEVFRDIDVSEYFRNVSVPVWICMGKEDFQVAPYFTWEPILSGFPKIKMTVLEECSHLPFLERPERFLEAMSSSDRR, from the coding sequence ATGAGTTGGACATACCAAACAATCGAAAGAGAGGGATTTGCCCTCCAAGTGGCAAAAAACAACATAGAGGGCCCTCCTCTATTTTGGATCGGAAGTGCCTTGTATTATCCCCGAGTCATCCCCAGGGAAATGGCGGAAAATTACCAAATCACTATCGTGGACCACAGAGGGTTTGCGAAACGAACCAATCCGCAAAAGGAAACTCGGGAAGATTATTCCTTAGAGAAATTATTAGATGATTTTGCTTTCGTCCAAACAGAATTAAAAATACCAGTCTGTCCCGTAATCGGACATTCGGGCCATGGGTATATGGCTCTTGCTTATGCGGCCGAATTTCCAAACTTGGTATCGAAACTTTGTATGGTCTCCACGGGTCCGAGCCATGGGAGTCACATGTCCGAAGCAGAAGTATATTTCCAAAAAGAAGCATCTGACTTGCGTAAGGCGGCTCATGCTCAAAACCAGGTTCAGTTCCAAAAAAATATAGAAACATCACCGGAAGATTTTTTTATACACTACTGTGTGAGTTTGGAGGCCAAAGGTTTTTACAAAATTCCTTTTCCGTCTAGAGAATTTTGGAAAGGAATTCACACAAACAAACTTGCATTTGATTATCTTTTTGGAGAAGTGTTTCGAGACATTGATGTTTCCGAATACTTTAGAAATGTTTCTGTTCCTGTTTGGATTTGTATGGGCAAAGAAGACTTCCAAGTGGCACCCTATTTCACTTGGGAACCAATCTTAAGTGGGTTTCCGAAAATCAAAATGACAGTTTTGGAAGAATGTAGCCACTTACCTTTTTTAGAAAGACCGGAAAGGTTTTTAGAAGCGATGTCGAGTTCAGATAGGAGGTAA
- a CDS encoding malate dehydrogenase: MSKKVKVAVTGAAGQIGYALLFRIASGQMFGPDTAVELQLLELEQALPAAKGVIMELDDCAFPLLEKVSVSSNIDEAFRDINWALLVGSVPRKAGMERGDLLKINGGIFTTQGKAIEKNAASDVRVLVVGNPCNTNALIAMNNAKGVPSDRWFAMTGLDENRAKTQLAQKAGVLVKDVSNVAIWGNHSATQYPDFYNAKIKGKVATDVISDHDWLKGDFISTVQKRGAAIIAARGASSAASAANAVVDTVHNIVTPTKAGDWFSAACHSNGEYGVDKGLIFGYPLKSDGKKVEIVTGLEINAFGKEKFDITHNELKEERNEVKDMLG; this comes from the coding sequence ATGAGCAAAAAAGTAAAAGTTGCTGTTACTGGTGCTGCCGGACAAATCGGATACGCACTACTATTTCGTATCGCTTCAGGACAAATGTTTGGACCTGACACTGCAGTGGAACTCCAATTATTGGAATTAGAACAAGCCCTTCCTGCTGCTAAAGGTGTCATTATGGAATTGGACGACTGTGCTTTCCCTCTTTTGGAAAAAGTATCTGTTTCTTCTAACATTGATGAGGCGTTTCGTGACATTAACTGGGCACTTCTTGTTGGTTCTGTTCCGAGAAAAGCAGGAATGGAAAGAGGGGATCTTCTAAAAATCAATGGTGGAATTTTTACAACACAAGGAAAAGCAATCGAGAAGAATGCTGCAAGCGACGTAAGAGTTCTCGTTGTTGGTAACCCATGTAATACAAATGCACTCATTGCAATGAACAATGCAAAAGGTGTTCCGTCTGACAGATGGTTTGCGATGACTGGTCTTGATGAAAACCGTGCTAAAACACAACTTGCCCAAAAAGCGGGAGTTCTTGTAAAAGATGTTTCCAATGTAGCCATTTGGGGAAACCATTCTGCCACTCAATACCCTGACTTTTACAATGCAAAAATCAAAGGAAAAGTAGCCACTGATGTGATCTCTGACCACGACTGGTTAAAGGGTGATTTCATCTCTACCGTTCAAAAAAGAGGAGCAGCCATCATCGCTGCACGCGGGGCATCTTCTGCGGCTTCTGCAGCAAATGCGGTAGTGGACACAGTGCATAACATTGTGACTCCTACAAAAGCGGGTGACTGGTTCAGTGCCGCTTGCCATTCCAATGGTGAGTATGGTGTGGACAAAGGACTAATCTTTGGATACCCACTGAAGTCTGATGGCAAAAAAGTAGAGATCGTAACTGGTCTTGAAATCAATGCTTTCGGTAAGGAAAAATTTGATATCACTCACAATGAGTTAAAAGAAGAAAGAAACGAAGTCAAAGACATGCTTGGTTAA
- a CDS encoding DsbA family protein — MENIFKKWMENPISKIVLATNLVFALLFIVSIPSFVREYITQDAVSIGGKKYDLSDVKETSPIAYSKFQSEYKALIKNTLGEFAQDKLFELIAKDKNIKPSEVLTQGFTPREPSEEDIMNVYVSNKDQLGGKSLNETKDKIIGFLKNQQEQEHSRNVYRDIVTKYPVEFLIKEAEAVRVTVEEKNNPSIGPKDAKITIVEFSDFECPFCKRSQDVNQKLREKYKGQIRWVFRDFPLPFHQDAMYAHMAANCTISEGKYWDVFNILFENSGNLAKANVDALIVKAGMPKDKYQACMKNASNLKAEIDADIQDGQKVGVSGTPAFFINGIFISGALPFENFDEIIQKELKQ; from the coding sequence ATGGAAAATATTTTTAAAAAGTGGATGGAAAACCCCATCTCCAAAATCGTCCTTGCGACTAACCTCGTTTTCGCCCTTCTCTTTATTGTCAGTATTCCTTCCTTTGTTCGGGAATACATTACCCAAGATGCAGTGAGTATCGGTGGAAAAAAATATGACTTGAGTGATGTGAAAGAAACTTCTCCCATTGCCTATTCTAAATTCCAATCGGAATACAAGGCACTTATCAAAAACACGCTTGGTGAATTTGCTCAAGACAAACTATTTGAACTCATTGCCAAAGACAAAAACATAAAACCATCCGAAGTATTGACCCAAGGATTTACTCCTAGAGAACCATCAGAAGAAGATATTATGAATGTCTATGTGTCCAACAAAGACCAATTAGGTGGAAAATCTTTAAATGAGACGAAGGACAAAATTATTGGATTTTTAAAAAACCAACAAGAACAAGAACATAGCCGCAATGTTTACCGCGACATCGTTACAAAATACCCTGTTGAGTTTTTGATCAAAGAAGCAGAAGCAGTAAGAGTTACTGTGGAGGAAAAAAATAACCCTTCCATTGGCCCTAAAGATGCAAAAATCACCATTGTAGAATTCTCTGATTTTGAGTGTCCTTTCTGTAAAAGAAGCCAAGATGTGAATCAAAAACTTCGTGAAAAATACAAAGGCCAAATCCGTTGGGTTTTCCGTGACTTTCCGCTTCCTTTCCACCAAGATGCAATGTATGCCCACATGGCTGCTAATTGCACTATTTCGGAAGGAAAGTATTGGGATGTGTTTAATATACTTTTTGAAAACAGCGGGAACTTAGCAAAAGCGAATGTAGATGCACTCATCGTAAAAGCAGGAATGCCCAAAGACAAATACCAAGCTTGTATGAAAAATGCAAGTAATCTAAAAGCAGAAATTGATGCGGACATTCAAGATGGGCAAAAAGTGGGTGTGAGTGGAACTCCAGCATTCTTTATCAATGGAATTTTCATTTCGGGAGCATTGCCTTTCGAAAACTTTGATGAGATCATCCAAAAAGAACTAAAACAATAA